In Labrus bergylta chromosome 5, fLabBer1.1, whole genome shotgun sequence, the genomic window GACGTAGCAGCACCAGTGGAACTTACAGCTGCACCTgtccaccacctccacctcttgCGTCTGGAAGCCGCGGCCGCAGCACATCAGCTCGCAGCCGTCGATGGCCTTCGACGTCCTGTTGCACTGGCGGCCCACTGTGCCGAGCATCCCCGGCGTCCGCGGGTCGAAGTCGCAGAAGTCCGGACTGGGCTCCAGGTAGACGAGGTCTTCGTCCGTGTGGGGCTTGAACTGGGAGTTTCGAGGCACGAGCACTTTGGTGGTGCCCGCCTTGCGTTGCTCCACCTCTGTGGCGCCGTCGAACTTCTCCTTGATGACGTTCCCGACCTTGCGGAAAGGGGGCATCGATTTCCAGCAGGTCTTTACCTCACAGGAGCCGGACACGCCGTGGCATTTGCACTCCACACGCATGTGGGACAGAATAGCCTGCAGAGACGACAAAGACGTTTGGGTTAGCATGTAACTGGAACtggaaataatgaaacaacaATGCATAACACGTATAAAGACGAGCTAATGATAGCATCATCTATCTGTCAAACATTGTCTCTTTGTGCTTTCAGGAACAACTTCAACTACATGACTTACCAAAATGTAGACGTGGACTTGAGTCAGACTTGAGTCAGACTTGACTGAGTTTTAACATAATTTCCTTTTAAATCCTATCGAAAGGAAGGTAAGCCTCGACTAGGACTTCCTTTGAATTAAGTTAGTTTTAGCTTGGACTTCTTTCTCATGACTTGAAACTTTACCTGGGCTCAGCTTGAGTTACTCGTTCCTTTATATAAATCTGACTCGCTTGAAAATGAACGACTTTAGACTTCCCTTGGAGTCAACTTAAGTGACACAGGAATTGACCTTTGTCTCAAATTGCTTGGGTTTTGTTTCAAAAGACATGAGATGAGTCTCAGACTTGTCTTGTGTGTCTTCAGACTGGATGTGGACTCGTCCCAGTTGGCTTAGAAATGATTTATCTTGAATAATTTCAGATTGTTCTATTGGTCATCTCGAGTAACTTGAGACAGTGCCAACTCCAATTGACTTATGACTTTAGTTGGACTTGTGAAGAAATATTCTTTGATTTGGACATATTTGAGATGACTTAACACTTGTGTTGGACTTGTCCTTAATGGCTGCCTTGATGGACTCTGGCTTTTCATATAATAAGTAATTATGATGTAGTAGACCACTGCTGGTTGTGACCAAAGTGTGAGTTGGCAAGCTTTCAGCTGTATTGTTACCATTGCAGTTTTATTGATAACTAGCAGAAGTGATTCAGATAGATCTTGCACATGTCATTTCTGACAGGATAATCCCTGGGTACAGTCCGGTAGAGCTATACAATGTGTTCTTTGTAAATGTTGAAAGCTAaagtacacacaaaaaaaaaaaatgaaggatcAACACTCTATGTTTCCTGGCTGTTCATTGGGGGTCGAACTAAATTTCAGGGGATACTAAGTGTAATACAAGTGATGATAGAAGTACTtcagatgggttttttttaccacatgTTCTTAAAGAAGTGAAGTGTTCAGTTAAGTGCGGCGTTACCTTTCTTCCAGCCTCGTTGTTGTGCAGGTTCATGAGAGCCCGGCTGGAGGACTGGCCTTTACTCCTCTCCCTCACATCCACAAACGACTGAGAAAAGGCCACACCGTATGCAATGTTATCACTGCAGCCAGACCACTGGAACCCTTTAACAAGATGTGaagacacagacaggaagtgattaTCTACATGACCACTGGATTAACTTCAATGCTGATTTTCTGTATATTTGCAGAGATTGTATGAATGcttgaactgaactgaaaataGTTTTTACACACATTGACTGAAGATGCCTTAAATCTAAACTGCAAAATGCATATGTCTGGCGTTTTCTAAATTAAATAGTGATTCAAATGTTGCATGACTTACTCGTAAAATCTAGTTTCcctttgcgtg contains:
- the wnt4 gene encoding protein Wnt-4a yields the protein MTEEYVLRCVLMLCCALLSANASNWLYLAKLSSVGSIRDEETCMRLRGLIQRQVLICKRSVEVMDAVRRGAQLAIDECQFQFRNRRWNCSTLETMPVFGKVVTQGTREAAFVYAISAASVAFAVTRACSSGELEKCGCDHNVHGVSPEGFQWSGCSDNIAYGVAFSQSFVDVRERSKGQSSSRALMNLHNNEAGRKAILSHMRVECKCHGVSGSCEVKTCWKSMPPFRKVGNVIKEKFDGATEVEQRKAGTTKVLVPRNSQFKPHTDEDLVYLEPSPDFCDFDPRTPGMLGTVGRQCNRTSKAIDGCELMCCGRGFQTQEVEVVDRCSCKFHWCCYVKCKQCRKMVEMHTCR